One Stenotrophomonas oahuensis genomic region harbors:
- a CDS encoding class I SAM-dependent methyltransferase, giving the protein MSTFQDAAAVSRYQETALAKVPGMAALHRMTHMLLAESVPADGEVLVLGAGGGLELSAFAQAHSGWRFVGVDPSAPMLELAQETLGAGASRVELVEGFIEDAPVRQFDGATCLLTLHFLDREGRLRTLRELFQRLKPGGVLVVAHHSYAPEESLHWLRRSAAFASASGVVSEQDEAGIAAMAAKLPALSAQDEVALLETAGFVDVELFYAALSFRGWVARRLL; this is encoded by the coding sequence ATGTCCACGTTCCAAGACGCCGCCGCCGTCAGCCGCTATCAAGAAACCGCCCTGGCCAAGGTGCCTGGCATGGCCGCCCTCCACCGCATGACCCATATGCTGCTCGCCGAATCCGTCCCGGCAGACGGCGAGGTGCTGGTGCTGGGTGCAGGCGGCGGATTGGAGCTCAGCGCCTTTGCCCAGGCGCATTCTGGTTGGCGATTTGTGGGTGTGGACCCCTCCGCGCCCATGCTTGAACTTGCGCAGGAGACGCTAGGGGCTGGGGCTTCGCGCGTTGAGCTGGTGGAGGGGTTTATCGAGGACGCGCCGGTCCGCCAGTTCGATGGGGCGACTTGCCTGCTGACGCTTCACTTTCTCGACCGCGAGGGACGGTTGCGGACTTTGAGGGAGCTGTTCCAACGGTTGAAGCCTGGCGGTGTGTTGGTGGTCGCTCACCACAGCTATGCGCCCGAAGAGAGCCTGCATTGGCTTCGTCGCTCTGCTGCCTTTGCTTCGGCAAGCGGTGTGGTGAGCGAACAGGATGAGGCGGGGATTGCTGCGATGGCGGCCAAACTGCCGGCGCTTTCCGCGCAAGATGAGGTGGCGTTGCTTGAGACGGCTGGGTTTGTGGATGTGGAGCTGTTCTACGCTGCGCTGAGCTTCCGGGGTTGGGTGGCGCGGAGGCTCTTGTAG
- a CDS encoding LysR family transcriptional regulator, with amino-acid sequence MDHLQAIRAFARVVETGGFNRAAESLQMPNATLSKSITALEKHLGVKLLERSTRRVSVSNDGAAYYERIRHLLTELDDVEATLGRAQRSPKCKLRVDTGGSTASGLLIPALPEFRARYPDIQVHLGVTDRTVDVIGENIDCAIRSNADDGALISRKIGRLDWTTCASPAYLERYGVPTHPEELLEPRFPVVGYFSAHTGRAPPLHFLDDSVPLEVAPDCAVMVNESNAHLATGLVGLGVIHTLDFMVRPAIERGELVPVLQEWRPAPLDVYIAYAPSRQLSTKVRVFVEWVSELYARIENK; translated from the coding sequence ATGGACCACTTACAGGCAATACGCGCCTTCGCCCGTGTCGTGGAGACCGGCGGCTTCAATCGCGCAGCGGAATCGCTGCAGATGCCCAACGCCACCTTGAGCAAGTCGATCACCGCGCTTGAGAAGCACCTTGGGGTGAAGCTGCTGGAGCGCAGCACGCGCCGGGTCAGTGTCAGCAACGATGGCGCCGCGTACTACGAGCGCATCCGGCACCTGCTGACGGAACTGGATGATGTGGAGGCCACCCTCGGCCGCGCCCAACGCAGCCCCAAGTGCAAATTGCGCGTGGACACAGGCGGCTCGACCGCCAGCGGGCTGTTGATCCCGGCACTGCCGGAGTTCCGGGCCCGCTATCCGGACATCCAGGTGCATCTGGGTGTGACCGACCGGACCGTGGATGTCATCGGTGAGAACATCGACTGTGCGATCCGCAGTAACGCGGACGATGGTGCACTGATTTCCCGCAAAATCGGCCGCCTGGACTGGACTACCTGCGCCAGTCCCGCGTATCTCGAACGCTATGGGGTGCCGACTCATCCTGAGGAGTTGCTGGAACCTCGGTTTCCAGTTGTCGGGTACTTTTCCGCGCACACGGGCAGGGCACCGCCGCTGCATTTCCTGGACGACAGCGTGCCGCTGGAGGTCGCTCCCGACTGTGCGGTCATGGTCAATGAGAGCAACGCCCATCTGGCGACGGGACTGGTTGGGCTTGGGGTAATCCACACCTTGGATTTCATGGTCCGGCCGGCCATTGAGCGCGGTGAACTGGTGCCTGTGCTGCAGGAATGGCGGCCCGCGCCATTGGACGTGTACATCGCGTACGCCCCGAGCCGGCAGCTCAGCACGAAGGTGCGCGTGTTTGTGGAGTGGGTCAGCGAGCTTTATGCCCGGATTGAAAACAAGTGA
- a CDS encoding glucose 1-dehydrogenase has translation MQTQELVNVHTTKHAGKVALVTGGSSGIGLATAKRLALEGAKVIISGRRQSELDRAVAEIGHGAVAVRGDISVAADLDALMESIRATHGRLDILIANAGGGEFTPLDGITEAGFDKYFGINVKGTLFTVQKALPLMTAGGAIVVTGSIAANQGVPAFGVYAATKAALRSFVRTWASDLKGRDIRVNLVAPGVVVTPAYKSELGMSDADISAYLADVAQKAPLGRGGSPDEIAKAMSFLASEEASYISGAELAVDGGLTQV, from the coding sequence ATGCAAACCCAGGAACTGGTCAACGTCCACACCACGAAACATGCCGGCAAGGTGGCCCTGGTCACCGGCGGCAGCTCGGGCATCGGTCTGGCCACCGCCAAACGCCTCGCACTCGAGGGTGCAAAGGTGATCATCAGCGGGCGCCGCCAGTCGGAGCTGGATCGCGCGGTCGCCGAGATCGGGCATGGTGCGGTTGCCGTCCGCGGTGACATCTCGGTGGCTGCAGACCTGGACGCCCTGATGGAGAGCATCCGCGCGACGCACGGTCGCCTGGATATTCTGATTGCCAACGCGGGCGGCGGTGAGTTCACCCCGCTTGATGGCATTACCGAAGCGGGTTTCGACAAGTACTTTGGCATCAACGTCAAAGGCACCTTGTTTACGGTGCAGAAGGCGTTGCCGCTGATGACCGCTGGCGGTGCCATTGTGGTCACGGGGTCTATCGCCGCCAACCAGGGCGTGCCTGCCTTCGGTGTTTATGCCGCCACGAAGGCTGCGCTGCGTTCGTTCGTGCGGACATGGGCTTCCGACCTCAAGGGTCGGGATATCCGGGTCAACCTGGTGGCACCCGGTGTGGTGGTGACCCCGGCCTACAAGTCCGAGCTTGGCATGAGCGACGCGGACATCAGCGCCTACCTTGCTGATGTTGCCCAGAAGGCGCCGCTTGGCCGTGGGGGTAGTCCGGATGAGATTGCCAAGGCGATGTCGTTCCTGGCGTCGGAGGAGGCGTCGTACATCAGCGGTGCGGAGCTTGCGGTGGATGGTGGTTTGACGCAGGTTTGA